Within Oncorhynchus keta strain PuntledgeMale-10-30-2019 chromosome 3, Oket_V2, whole genome shotgun sequence, the genomic segment GTCATATTGTTCTCAAGTAAAGCAACCTGGTTTTGTTTGTGGTTTCAGGCATTGCAGACATTTTCAAGACCCCTGCTAGGCAGAGGAAGTCTGTGGTCAATGTGCAGAGTGCCCTCAAGACCCCCTTGAGAGCCCAGTCTACATCTATGATTGAATCATCAGTGATGAATACCCCAGAGGAGACTGGTAAGTGATTTTGGGTGGTGTGggctcaattgcatactccttgtccctcccctctgaccttctccaatgggttttgagaagaggtgagaggacacaaggagtatgcaattgagattctccctatGATCATGTCAAGATGAGTATGAATGATGAAGAATCTGGTGTGGGGGACTTTTTCTGAATTGTACACTATTATATGTTTCATACGTTGTTTTTATGCTCATCAAACTATTCAGTGACCACTTGTGCGCTGTGGATGGGgagcattgtcatcctatgggggcgtAGCcgaaataatggcctgcccagcatttttatacaatGTTGGTAATTCCAGTCCtagggggcctgattggtgtcacagttttgccccagctAACACGCCTGACTCCAATCActtaatcatgatcttcagtttagaatgcaatttgattaatcatCAATTTGCAGGCCAATTTGATTAATCATCAATTTGCAGGccaatttgattaatcagctgtttGCAGGCCCTCGAGGTCTGAAGTTGCCCTGCCCTACatgatgttaattgcttaattaactcaggaactacacctgtgtggaagcacctgctttcaatatactttgtatccatTATTTACTCATGTGTTTCTGTTATTTTGGCAGTTAGCCAAGTCATGCTGAAATCGGTTGACACTAAACATACTATCTTCACAGGTGAAATGGTGGTGTCTCCACTTGTTGTTTCTACTGCTAAACGGGGCGCGTACAACAGCGATGCAGTCACTAGACTCCTTCGGGATGGTCAAGAATCCAGTTTCATCACAGAGGAAGCTGATGACTCCCGTACTACACAAAATGAGATTCTTGCCTTAGAGAGGTCTTCAGAGGAATCGAAGGAAGAACAGCGGCCAGAATCAAAAAAATCTATTTCGACTCCCAAACAGAAGAAACCCGAACAACCCGAGTGTCTCACTGGAGTGAAGAGGATCATGAAGACCCCAAGACAGAAGGTGCAACCCATTGAAGACCTCAGAGGAAAACTGATGACAACTCCCAAACAGAAACTTGAGCAACTCGAATGTCTCACTGGTGTGAAGAGGATCATGAAGACCCCAAGACAGCAGGTGCAACCCATTGAAGACCTCAGAGGGAAACTGATGACAACTCCAAGGGGGCCTAAGGCTTCTCAGGAAGTAAGCTTAGCTGGTGTAAGGGAACTCCTGACCACCCCCAAACAAATCGCTGAACCTGTTGAAGAGATTTCTGGTAAAGTCCAAGATGACAACGTCCACAGCGAGACAGAGGTAAAGGCAACACGGCTATTTCTGTGTAGTTTCAGCTACATTGTTCTCTTTTTATAACACAGATGTTGTTTGGTATAATGGTAAGTTTACATACCAAAAAGTCTTTAGCATAACTTATTTGCCTGTTATGTTTGTTAGCTGTTGAATGGTTTATTTCATCTTATCCCATGACTACTATAATAGGTTCTGAATATTTAAACTGTATCAGCTTTTTAATTAAAAGGGTCTTTGTTTAATTTTCAGATTCACGGCGACGCCATTTCTCCTAAATGCCTCTCAGGTAACATATCTGCTTGCTAGATGGCTAACATGAGCATTCACAATGCACAGAGTGACAAGTTAGCTTCGCCCTTCAGTCCACATCAATGTTTGAATAGCAATTCTACATTGGTGTTTGACGCTCTGCTTATTCTGCTACCGGTAATTAGTTTACGCGGAAGAGCGTGGTTACTTGGCTGGCTAGGTTGGTAAGCACAGTGGCATGCGTGTTCAATGCATATTGGTTGGCGATTCAATTCTTAACTCATGTAACCTACGAGTAGTTTACTACTATCAAGAGGCACTGCAGTCACTCAATTGAATCTTGCTCGGCTGTACTAACCAGTTTGCACACAGATTATTGGTTGCTGTTCTTTTTACGAATCGTAACAACTTGGCTCTCCTAGCTAGTAGCTAGAATCATCGAGTCACACATTTCACATGTTTGCTCAATGTcctaacattttattttttatttaggtAACGTTGAATTCAAAATGCCCCTGTTCGGGAAAATAGTTGTAATCAAAAGGAGTGGCGGAGATGGGACTGCGTTTCCTCTGACTGCATCATGCTTATTTGGGAGGTGAGCTTAAGCTGTTCAAATCTGTCAATATGTGAAATGCCATAGCAGTGAGTGCCATTGTCTAAATGTAATATATTCATAGTTTTGTATGGTACTGATAATTGTATGAGTCTACTTTTGCTGCATGTATGGAACGTGGTTTTTACTTGGTGCTGGGCTTGGGTTGAAACCCCGGTGTACATTATATTTTGAAGTACCAACAGGTTGATTTACAGTACCGGGAGGAAGAAAAAATGTCATCTGAAATGTGTCAAATTATATCCAGCCcagggctccagctatgcatttggtttgtTTACTTGCTAGCCAATCAAGCTTCTTGATTACAGCAGAGACATTTGCTTAATCTTGACATCTAGcgagttagcaaaccaaatgcatagcttGAGCCCAGAGCAGGATCAAATTTATTTGACACATCTTAGATTTCTTAATGTTTTTGCCAATCCCTACTTGGGGTCCCTTTTAAATTTGTGACGAGGCGGCCTTTCTACTGCTGTCTTCGGTTGTTGAGCTTTGTTCACTATTACAGCTTTTCTAAACATTTCAAAAGAGATGTCACCACAGACCCCAGAGATCCATTCAGCCTTATCCACTGAAAATTAATTATGGATTGGATTTAGCCTGCTCTTGTTTATAAATTGCCACACATTTAGCATTTACTCAACTGAACTTTTGTTTCCATATGTGTGCTGTGTGAACCCCAGCAATTGTAGCTGTTTCTGGAGTAACAGGTTATGGGGATAAAGATAAACCATGAAATACAACTTAAATGCcttaaacagttttttttttttatgtttaagAATGTGACAATCATATATTTGCAGAGCTGATGACTGGTATACATTGAAATCAGGAAATGTTGACAACCTTTCTACAGAATATTTATTATGTTCTCATTGTCTCTTAGGAAACCTGACTGCGACATTTGCGTTAAACTTCCCGAAGTATCCAAGGAGCATTGCAGGATTGAGTTGAATGAAAATAACGAGGTAATTGCAGAGTCAGCCAATATAATTGCTGCCTTCAATAAGTCAGTTACTTTAATTTTAGTGTCTGTAGAGCAAGTGTTGTAAgatatttttttcccccccttCTCTTGCAGGTTATTTTAACTAATTTGAGTTCAACGAACCCGACCCGTGTCAATGGAGAGGTTTTGCAGCAGTCTGAACATTTAAAACATGGGGATCTAATCACAATTATTGACCGTTCTTTCAGGTTTGTGCATCTTATGTCAGTTTATAAGTCGGCGAATAAGAATGTATTTAATGTGTTTAGTCTAGAGCCTGACCGATATGGGATTTTTGATCTGATTTTAATGTAAATATTCACCTGTTAACCTcctgaagctagggggcactatttttatgtttggaaaaataacgttcccaaagtaaatggcctatttctcaggaccagatgctagaatatgcatacaaTTGACCGATtatgatagaaaacactaacgtttccaaaactgtcaaaatattgtctgagtataacagaactgatattgcaagcgaaaccctgagaaaaatctaaccaggaagtggcgtctattttgaaaactccatgttccatagactcccattgctccatttaaagggatattaACCAGATTCCTttgtggcttccctaaggtgtcaacagtctttatagacatagtttcaggcttttatttcgAAAAAGGAGAGTGAAGGATTGCATAAGGGGAGTGGTgtgggctctcagagtgagttgagtaaagccgccattgttcctcccgctgttatggaaaaagctacacactcggttgatatagtttaaaatatatatatatatattcaataatatctgaggaatgattataaaaaacgtttggttgatttctgaacataacgcggcAAACAAACATcagtattttgggtataaaaaataatctttatggaacaaaagttacatttgctgtgtaactgggagtctcgtgagtgtaaacatccgaagatcaaaggtaaacggttaatttgattgcttttctgattttgtGTGACCAAGCTTCCTAATGCTAAGTCTatataatgctatgctaggctattgataaacttacacaaacgcttggattgcttttgctgtaaagcataatttcaaaatctgagacgacagggtgattaacaaaaggctaagctgtgtttcgcaatattgcacttgtgattatATTAATATTtgttagtaatattatttgactgttgcgctatgctattcagcggttgccgacgaaaatgatcccgctacaGGGATAGGTAGAGTCGAAGTTAACGACATCTGCCAAATATTTTATTACTATAGCTGGGGGGGATACATCTTCTGTATGGATTGCGCTTAAAACAGCCCTGCAAAAATACTCTAGGCTTATTTCATAAATTTGATTAAAGAACATTAAATGTAAGCAACAAAATTTGAGCACCAGAATGACAAGATATGTTTATGGAAAAACTGTTACTCTAGTGAAATGAGGATAAACTACTGATTGCAGCAAAAATGTGCCTCTGAAGATGGCTGCCTCGTGCTAGCCTGCTGGAAAATGACACGGGACACATTTTCAATGTATTGGTATTTACGGTAGCTATGTTGTCGTCAATTGAAGAGCTGTGGTCACTGAATTCTGGTAGTTGTCACTTAAAATGAAAAACACAACTCACAAAATTGGCTGCTGGCATATTGCTGCCTTTCGCCCCAAGTGTTGCCTCAGTGAACGGTCCTTGcttaccccattgaagttgaaatgtaaAATGCTAAGGATTATGGTTTGGTTAGGGTACTCCCcaccacaaaaaaatatatattttagaagctatagaaatgcatttattaatgtgtCTTGTTTGCCACATTTATTCTATTAGACACCTTTAACGCATACTTTTAAATTGTGAGCTAAACACAACTAAgaataaatatacagtgccttcagaaagtattcacactccttgactttttccacattttgttgttacaaactGGGATTAAATGTGATTTAATTGTCGTTTTCAGTCAACAATCTACACCGTACAAACATTCTAAGATTTGTTAACAATGAAAAATAAAACCAATCTTGATTAAATCTATTCAACCCCTCAATACATGTTGAATCAACTTTTGGCAGCGACTACAccagtgagtctttctgggtaagtctcgaagAGCTTTCCACCTAGATTTGCCAACATTTCCCCATTCTttcaaactctgtcaaattggttgttgataatcgctagacaaccattttcaggtcttgacatacattttcaagcagatttaagtcaaaaccatgactctgccactcaggaacattcaacatCTTCTTGGTTAGCAACTCTGGTGTAGCTTCGGTTTTGTTTTAGGTTATGATCCTGCTGAAAGATTAATTCATCTcctagtgtctggtggaaagcagactgaaccaggttttcctctaggattttgcctgtgcttagttctgtttcttttttatcctgacaCTCccgtccttaatgattacaagcatacccataacatgatgcagccaccacaatgcttgaaaatGTGGAGCGTGTTGTATGTTTTGGGCAAATGCAATAACACTTTGTTCAGGGCAAAAGGTTTATTGCTtggccacattttttgcagtattcctttagtgtcttgttgcaaacaggattcaTATTCTTTATTATCTACATGCTTCCTTTTCACTatttcaattaggttagtattttgGAGTAACTGGTGTTGATCCGTCTTCAGTTGTCTCCCTTCACAGCCgttgttttaaagtcactattggcctcCTGGTGAAATCCCTGGCAAGGGAGTTGGGAAGAACGGCTTTGTAGTGACTGCATGCTTTTTAAAAAAGTAcataccaataggtgccctttgtgGCATTGGAAAACCCCCCtcatctttgtggttgaatctgtttgaaattccctgcttgactgagggaccttacagataattttaTGTGTGGGGTGCAGAGATAGTGGAGTCTATTTTTTTCTAACAGTATTATTGTACACAGTACATGCAATTTATTGTGACTTACTCCTGAACCTTAGTCAACCACTTTGATATGGCAatgtatttattttcatttttaatgaatttgcaaaaaaagtctaaacacaattccactttgacatgggatattgtgtgtaggccaggggGAGGGGGAAATCTATTTCTAAATTCATGCtgtgacacaacaaaatgtgtaataagtcgAGGGGTGTGTCaactttctgaaggcatggtAAATATTTTCCTTAAAGTAAAATGTTTAGAcattactaatgttactgtccccattacaaaaaaaatgttttaattaaaataaaaaaaactttgttCCTTGAAACGATTGAAATACTTTAGAATTTCATGAATTCCTATGGATaactgctcctactggggagtgccaatatggccgaccgttGACTTGAAAGCCTCAATAGAGCTTCCGGTTTGTTCCGCCATCGCTATTGGGAAAGTGTATATAGGGTTTTAGAATAAACCAACTCTATTTTCCATCACTGGCTTAGGCGGTCTTATACATTTTTTCTATGAGATGATAGCAGTCAGTTAACATTACCtttttatgaagcctttatggtCCTTATGTGCTTTATTACATACATTCAGTGATATTAGCTGATGATTATCTTATACAACAAAAAGTATATTAACGCCATTTTCCTCATCTGCTTTGTCCAACGGAACATGACtgagttagtgcctacaaaaagaccATTACTATTTTTTTCCcctggccaatacatagcatcagcaatccatgGTTTATGTACATAAATGAATGCGGTGGCCAACTGACTTTAGAAACTAGGCATTCAGAGGCATCAAATCTTCCAATGCGTATCAAACAAATCTAGAAAATAACTGAACGAAGCATCACCTAATGCGCTCGACATCTTTAATCAATACTTTTTGACATTTATTAAACAAACCGGTCTGGCTGCGGTTCGGGTTGCCACCCAGACGGAACCGGCATGGACATGTAGCCAACACCACTATCAACAATAGCGACAAGTGTCACATCAAAGGTGACGGGCTCACTGTGCTGAATGGACAGGGACCGTAATACCTGTGCACTGATGGAGAGCCAATTCTGGTCAGGCACTGCTGATACAAGCGACAGCCGTTAAACAGCATCAAATAATGCTAAAGAATAAGCAGCCCATTCACTCCAGTAGGCCCCATGAAATCATACCAATACAACAGCACAACCATTttatgtaaaataaaataaaaaccgcTATTACCTTCCATTGCAAATATATTTGATCATGTCTATCACACTGACATGGGATTCAAAGTTTTACATGCAACAATGTTTCAGTCATTGTTTTCAGAGATGGCTAACATCAAGCGAGCTGCAACAAAACAGTGCCACTCATCAGATAATCAGTTGTAAACATAGTATAAAAGTACATCTTAAAGGTTAGCAAATTAGCAAAAACATCCATCTTGAAGTTAACAGCTGCTGCAGCTGCCTTCGCTATTTTGTCACACTACAACAAAAGCTAGTGAACGTTACTAGTGTGAGCGAACTACTGCTTGTGAAACTTATTTTCTCTTGTCGGGTCCTGTCAATGTGATTGGGCCATTCCACTGTCACTCATTCTGCTCTAATACAGTTGAATGCCAGAAGCCTTCTGTCCAGCTTCTGAAGGCCTAGCCAATGGCTGGCTGAGCTAGCTCAATTGTTCTACCCAGAGACCACCAAAGAGAATCCTGATTTTGATCATTTTCTCTATTCAGTATTAACCCTGCTCTTTACAACACAAACTGAAGGCATGGAATCAGAAAATGATTACAATTATTGTAAAGATGAAATGCAAATGACATTTCATTTTAATTTCTACAAAAATATCTGAAGGCCTACAACTGATTGTTCCCTACTGATTGAATATAACACATCAGATTTTGCGGGCTTCCCTAAAGGACTAATGAAATGCAAAGAGTCTATTTTTCCTCAGATGTTTTCTCTGCACCTTATCTCGGCCATTTTCGGTGGATTAAACGCTGATGCAAATACATCCGTAAAAGGCTGCTATCGTCCGTTTTTTATAATATCGGCCCACCGATTAAAAATCAGTCAGGCTCTAGTTTAGTTTGCTTATAGTCCATTTTAAAATGTGATGGACAGCATGTCCTAACCCATAATTAAACAATTATTTGTAATGTTAAACCATACACTTGGATCCATAGGTTTAATGGTGTACTGTTAACATTTTAATTTTATATTTTCCTTTTCAGGTTTGAATACCCTCAAGCACCCACTCCAAAGAGAAATAGATCTTCTAAACAGAACACGCCAAGAGGGCCTAAGGCTCTTCAGAAAGTAAGCTTAGATGTTGTGAAGACCCCCAAGCACGTCGCTCAACCTGCTGAAGAAATTTCTGGTGACGCCCAAGAGATTCCTGATGCCATGACAACCGAGGCAGTGGAGGAAGAACAACCTGCTCCTCTTGCTGAGGCAGTGCAGGAGGTAGAGACCGTTTCTGCACCTGCTGAGGAAGAACAACCTGCTCTTCTTGTTGAGGCAGTGCAGGAGGTAGAAGAGCCAGTTTCTGCACCTGCTGAGGCAGTGGAGGAAAAACAACCTGCTCCTCTTACTGAGGCAGTGGAGGAGGTAGAGACCGTTTCTGCACCTGCTGAGGCAGTGCAGGAGGAAGAACAACCTGCTCTTGCTGAGCATGTTGCTGCATCTGCTGAGGCAGTGGAGGAAGAACAACCTGCTCCTCTTGCTGAGCCCGTTGCTGCACCTGCTGAGGCAGTGGAGATGGCACATCTTGACAGTGAAGAGCCTTCTGTTCCAGTAAAAGGTAGAGTAAAGAAAACCGAGGGGATTGTGCCACCACCTGCTAGAGTGAGATCGGCAAGGCGTAATGAGACCAGTAGTGTTGAGGCACCAGCAGAAACTATGGACTCTGTGGATGTCCAGGAGAAAATGGCAGTTGACCCCGTTCCTGATGAAAAGCTCAAGAGCGGAAGAAAGGCCAAACGGGCTTCTGTAGAGAGAGTTGAATCAGTGCAGGAGAACGCTGTTGAAAGTGAGAGTGCTGAAATTCCTCCAATTGAGGACCAGCAGCCAACTTCTGATGTCCCCGTGGAGAAACCCAGAAGAGGAAGAAAGGCCAAACGGGCTTCTGTAGAACAAGTTGAAACCGTGTTGGAGAACACTGAAGCTGTGAGTGTTCCTGTCACTGAGACGTTTGAGGCCCAGACTCCAGTCGTTAGGTCTGAGAGAGGAAGAAAGCCTAAACAGGATTCAGTAGAAGAAGTTGAAGTGGGGGTTCTTGAAATTCCTCCAGTTAAGATTGTGGAAGCCAAGGAGATGCCTGCTAGTGTTCCTGTTGAGAAACCACAGGCAAGAGGAAAACGGGGTAAACAGGAATCTGAAGAAGCCAAAACAATGGAAGAAAATGTTGTGGCGGTTGATATTCCTACAGAAGAGGTGGAGGCCTCAGCCCTGTTTGCAAAACCCATAAGAGGAAGAAAGACTAAGCAGGAGCCTGTAGATCAAGTGGAGTCTGTGAGTATTGAACAAGTGGAGGCCCAGGAGCAGGCCACTGTGTCTCCAGTTGAGAAACCCaaaagagggggaagaaagacAAAGCAGGCTTCTGTAGAGAAAGTTGAGCCTGTTGAGGACCACCCCGTTGAGTCTCTGACTGTTGAACTCCAGGAGCAGACTACTGTGGCCCCAGTTGAGAAACCCAAAAGAGGGGGAAGGAAGACTAAGCAGGCTTCTATAGAGAAAGTTGAGCCTGTTGAGGACCACCCCGTTGAGTCTCTGACTGTTGAACTCCAGGAGCAGGCCACTGTGGCTCCAGTTGAGAAACCCAAAAGAGGGGGAAGGAAGACTAAGCAGGCTTCTATTGAGAAAGTTGAGCCTGTTGAGGACCACCCCGTTGAGTCTCTGACTGTTGAACTCCAGGAGCAGGCCACTGTGGCTCCAGTTGAGAAACCCaaaagagggggaagaaagacTAAGCAAGCTTCTGTAGAGCAAGTTGAGCCTGTTGAGGATCACCCTGTTGAGTCTCTGACTGTTGAAGTTGAAGCCCAGGAGCAGACTACTGTGGCTCCAGTTGAGAAACCCaaaagagggggaagaaagacTAAGCAAGCTTCTGTAGAGCAAGTTGAGCCTGTTGAGGATCACCCTGTTGAGTCTCTGACTGTTGAAGTTGAAGCCCAGGAGCAGACTACTGTGGCTCCAGTTGAGAAACCCAAAAGAGGGGGAAGGAAGACTAAGCAGGCTTCTGTAGAGCAAGTTGAAGATCACCCCGTTGAGTCTTTGACTGTTGAACTCCAGGAGCAGACTACTGTAGCCCCAGTTGAGAAACCCAAAAGAGGGGGAAGGAAGACTAAGCAGGCTTCTGTAGAGCAAGTTGAAGATCACTCCGTTGAGTCTCTGACTGTTGAACTCCAGGAGCAGACTACTGTGGCTCCAGTTGAGAAACCCaaaagagggggaagaaagacTAAGCAAGCTTCTGTAGAGCAAGTTGAGCCTGTTGAGGATCACACCGTTGAGACTCTGACTGTTGAGCTCCAGGAGCAGACTACCTTGGCTTCGGTTGAGAAACCTAAAAGAGTGGGAAGGAGGACTAAACAGGACCCTGGGTGTGTCGTCCCGCCAGTATCCACAGAGACTCCAGAGGAAACATCTGCTCCCCCTACAGAGAAACCtaaaagaggaggaagaagagcaAAGCAGCAGAAGGTTCCTGAAGTGGTGGAAGTTGAGAACATGGTAGTGCAGGAGGTCCACCTTCCTGCACAAACTGAGGTTGATGCTAGACCAGAGTGTGAAGAGGCTGATGCTGAAGAACTGCTGGAAGCTCCGGTTGTCAAACTGGGATGGAGAAGGAAGGCAAAAGCCGTTGTGAAGGATGAAGTGCCTGCCAAGCGAGCACGCAGAGGAGCAGCTGATTCCACAAAGGTGCCCACTGTTGCAGAAGCAACTGTGGAAGTTCCAACTGAGCCTGTCAAGCGAGGTAGAAGGGCAGCTAAATCCAAAGTCTCTGCAGATGAAATCACCATTGCAGCCGAGAGCACTCTGTTGGAGGCTGAGGTAACAGACACGGAGGTTATGACTGCTGTGGTTAGAAGAGGAAAAGCCCCTAAAAGGGGAAATGCTGTTTCTGAAACGACCTCTGACCAGGCAAATTCTATTGAAGGCATGGAAACCATTGACAAAGGCTCAAAAAAGACCTCAAAATCTGTGAATTGGAAACTTGATTTGGAAGATACA encodes:
- the mki67 gene encoding proliferation marker protein Ki-67 isoform X2, with amino-acid sequence MSLHGKIVVIKRSGGDGTEFPLTASCLFGRKPDCDIRIQLPHVSKEHCRIELNENKEVILTNLSSTNPTRVNGEVFQQSERLKHGDLITIIDRSFRFEYPPAPTPKKNRYSSVSKSETPQVLHETQARDTSAKDGTNTSDVKPKEDGSLEQNKPSSPFCELYQMFKQDLDSKTPKKALGTPASRLCPQKPISTRKVDGASVISTPKTAETENVSPVTGVTPKSAQKKRKSLKGPVVEGNVPVEDFIQLPPSILETPKGKRRSSKSITPTTVEEKSAPVSQRKSHLATPEKLTASEVAEQISECPTAEILTTPTRRRSREATPIKSLITGVEPPADAFVSNQDQLVLTENSTTSTPKTEHSHSPRPAGEKLQAQDVLCELEVTTPINVKQSSAKKRKSGDLETEFPTPLCKRKRVSFGGHLEPELFDKRLPPDSPLCKGATPGRRSLCAPKMKQSLLRRASAIGLIKEHEQSAPVKGSPGKKASPKTPSPAKKSPKASAKTPSPAKSPKASAKTPSPAKSPKASAKTPSPAKSPKASAKTPSPAKSPKASAKTPSPAKSPKASAKKSPKASAKTPSSAKKSPKAKTPSPGKEKTPKTAVKTPSPARRKSTLKDESQTPKAGKTPKTPASLPSANTTPTMQGRFSVSLVSTPSPTADQDSVLQPSVTVTPRVPLRRMTMSSASKTTQKSAMKNSLQVIRRRSGVSRASMKVVNSWADIVKFGQTKTQAVIPTKKTTRVTKTKTVVPKPETPVRKLIGHVSTGHADSPVTIVVGKAHRLKAIQPSGAAPKLVHNISVLKKNMKMDEDLSGIADIFKTPARQRKSVVNVQSALKTPLRAQSTSMIESSVMNTPEETGEMVVSPLVVSTAKRGAYNSDAVTRLLRDGQESSFITEEADDSRTTQNEILALERSSEESKEEQRPESKKSISTPKQKKPEQPECLTGVKRIMKTPRQKVQPIEDLRGKLMTTPKQKLEQLECLTGVKRIMKTPRQQVQPIEDLRGKLMTTPRGPKASQEVSLAGVRELLTTPKQIAEPVEEISGKVQDDNVHSETEIHGDAISPKCLSGNVEFKMPLFGKIVVIKRSGGDGTAFPLTASCLFGRKPDCDICVKLPEVSKEHCRIELNENNEVILTNLSSTNPTRVNGEVLQQSEHLKHGDLITIIDRSFRFEYPQAPTPKRNRSSKQNTPRGPKALQKVSLDVVKTPKHVAQPAEEISGDAQEIPDAMTTEAVEEEQPAPLAEAVQEVETVSAPAEEEQPALLVEAVQEVEEPVSAPAEAVEEKQPAPLTEAVEEVETVSAPAEAVQEEEQPALAEHVAASAEAVEEEQPAPLAEPVAAPAEAVEMAHLDSEEPSVPVKGRVKKTEGIVPPPARVRSARRNETSSVEAPAETMDSVDVQEKMAVDPVPDEKLKSGRKAKRASVERVESVQENAVESESAEIPPIEDQQPTSDVPVEKPRRGRKAKRASVEQVETVLENTEAVSVPVTETFEAQTPVVRSERGRKPKQDSVEEVEVGVLEIPPVKIVEAKEMPASVPVEKPQARGKRGKQESEEAKTMEENVVAVDIPTEEVEASALFAKPIRGRKTKQEPVDQVESVSIEQVEAQEQATVSPVEKPKRGGRKTKQASVEKVEPVEDHPVESLTVELQEQTTVAPVEKPKRGGRKTKQASIEKVEPVEDHPVESLTVELQEQATVAPVEKPKRGGRKTKQASIEKVEPVEDHPVESLTVELQEQATVAPVEKPKRGGRKTKQASVEQVEPVEDHPVESLTVEVEAQEQTTVAPVEKPKRGGRKTKQASVEQVEPVEDHPVESLTVEVEAQEQTTVAPVEKPKRGGRKTKQASVEQVEDHPVESLTVELQEQTTVAPVEKPKRGGRKTKQASVEQVEDHSVESLTVELQEQTTVAPVEKPKRGGRKTKQASVEQVEPVEDHTVETLTVELQEQTTLASVEKPKRVGRRTKQDPGCVVPPVSTETPEETSAPPTEKPKRGGRRAKQQKVPEVVEVENMVVQEVHLPAQTEVDARPECEEADAEELLEAPVVKLGWRRKAKAVVKDEVPAKRARRGAADSTKVPTVAEATVEVPTEPVKRGRRAAKSKVSADEITIAAESTLLEAEVTDTEVMTAVVRRGKAPKRGNAVSETTSDQANSIEGMETIDKGSKKTSKSVNWKLDLEDTHKVTPLPKQKTSRRNDTVPVTKVEEQPERSEEQQVVKTVRGRRARSYVAVKEETVQSTPSKRARHSTIETSAAEATVPSSKPVNERNAARSMTTEEADLSDKAVPKEPVKKTRRAAKSTAAAPVEATSTTPAVPEEETIPDATVVAATKGRGKATKGKTVSQEIDIEQGTESEQPCKPRRGRAARK